CAGGAATTCGCAGCATATGCTAAACAAATTGGTTTAAATGTCTTGCTAGAAGTACACAATGAACAGGAACTATTAGACAATCTGTTTGAGGAAATTGATGCAATTGGCGTCAATAACCGAAACCTGAAAGACTTTTCAGTGGATCTTCAACATTCTTATGATCTTTTAAACCAGATTCCAACAGAATATATCAAGGTATCGGAGAGCGGCATATCGGATCCCTCAACCATAAAAAACCTTAAAAAGGCTGGTTTTCAAGGCTTTTTAATTGGTGAAAATTTCATGAAAACCACGGATCCAGGACAAGCGATTAAAGATTTTGTAAAAGAAATTTAGAATTATTTAAAACAAATCTAAATAAGACTATCTTTGCGTCAGAATAAGCTGATCACTGATATTTTGGAAAAGAAGTTTTTTATTATAGATAAAGCAGGTTTTGAGCAAATATATCTTCAATACTGGGAAGGTATGTTTGCCTTTTGCCTGAGCAGTATCAAGGATGAAGAACACTCCAAGGAAATTGTACAGGATGTTTTCAAATCGCTATGGGAACGGCGTGATGAGCTTCGTCTCATCGAGGTTGAACGGTATCTGATCAGATCGGTAAAGCTCAAAACATTTGAATACATTCGCAATAAAGTATCCCGCCAGCAACACCTGGACAACATTTCAAATACGCGGGGAGAACATTATATAGATAATTCACTGATTGCCGACGAACTTGCTAAGAAAATATCAATGCTAATCGATAGTCTGCCCAAACAATGTAAAAATGTTTTTCGCATGAGCAGAGAACAGGGGCTCACCAACAAGGAAATTGCGCATAAACTCTACATTTCAGAAAGAGCGGTAGAATATCATATTTCACGAGCATTAAAAACATTAAAAACAGAACTAACGGAATATATATCCTAAATTTAGCTATAAAAAAGAAATCCTGTACTTTTGTCAGGAAGTATATCATATGAAAATAGACCATAAACTCATCGAGAAATATCATTTAGGTCAATGCTCTCCCGCAGAAAAAACTCTTGTGGAAGAATGGTTGTTGGATGATACCCTCGAGTCGGAGCCCTTGTCTATTTCCACCACAAAAAAAGCAAAATTAGAAACGGATATCTGGGCTGAGCTGAGCAGTCATATTGGTCAGTCCGAGGTCACGCAAACAGTTCCCTCTAAAACATATCATTTTAAATATATTGGAATAGCAGCCAGTATGGTATTTTTACTCTGTTTAGGTTTTTATCAACTCAGTAAGGATGCCGAAAATACTGCCGCCATCTTTGATAACAGAACGAGTGCTGGACTGAAGTATATTAACCAGAATAGTTTTAATATCATATTGGGTAAAAATGCATGGGCTGAGATCAATACGGATACCGGTGAATTCAAAACCTCAGGCAATATGATGTTCATTCCCAAAAAAGATTTTGCCTTTAGCTTTTCTGGCACAGAAAACAAGAGAAAATTCAGACATGGCGAAACCTATTTTGTATTGCAACCGAAAAAAAATGGCAAGCAGGTAATAATTTCCAAATCGGAACTTACTTTTTTAGCCCCTACCATCCAACACGAACTGAAAGTCCAATTTAATATCATCTAAATAAGAAGAACTTCAATTAGTCCATACACTCATGCTATCCTACCGCTTAACACTATTCTTATCCTTGTTTTTACTCCACTTAGTAATAAGCTGTAGAACGGAAGATGGGGGCAAAAATATCGACGGGAAGTTTAGTCTCTATACGATGAATAAAGATCTCAGAAATACGATCATCACCTCAAATACAATCGATAGTGGAAATCTAACCATTTCAAAAAATGGCATCGACATTCCAACACAACAATTCGATCGAAGCATCATCGTTAAGGACAGGCATTTTTATTTTTTAAGAGCGGGAAAGTTCAGAAAATATTCACTAGGATCAAATGGTTTAAAGGAAATTGCACAATTGGCTATGCAAGATCAGCATATTGAAAATATAAACTGGCTTGATCGAGACACATTGCTCCTATTTACTTCAGACAACAAGACAAACCGTCAGTTATGGGTCTATAAAATTACGGTCAACGATTTCAAAATCAACCAACAGCAACAGATAAAACTGTCCACGGCAGCAGCCGATTTTAATGTTCTTTCCATCGGCTTTAGCACAATACATCAACAGCAGTTGCTGGTTGGTTATACCTTTAATAAAGTAATAAACGAAACTGATTTTACCACAATAGACACACTCTATGTCGCTACATTGGATAAAACCACTTTCAAATTAGAAAATATACAAAAAGATACACGATCTACTTACCCCGGAGGATTAAATACTGTTCAATCTTACAGCTTTCATGACGAGAATGGCAATTTTTATTTTATGTCCTGCCCCGGTATAGCACTCGGCAACAGGCCTTCAAAACCTACCGCAATTTTTAGAATAGACAGTAATTCCACGCACATAAACCCTACGTATTTTTTTAATTTAACAGCGAACACGCGCAATCATGCGTATGGCATGTGGTATTTGGGCAACAGTCAGGCTATCATCCGTAGTGAACGTAGAGATCGCTACACCGACTTTAGTGATCACCATTCCACCTATCAATTCGAGTACTATGTGGTCGATCTTATCAGCCGAACTACCAAAAAATTAAATCTTCCCCTTGACAAGGGGACACGCAAAGAATCCGTTCTCGTTGAAAATGGGAAAGCCTATATCGCGATAGATGATGGTAAGGATCAGCATCAAGTTTGGGTCTATGATATCAAATCAAAAAGCATTCAGGTTGGTCTTACCCTAGATCAGGCGACCGATTTTATTGTTAGAATAGACCGATTACATTAATTTACCATTGATAATCAATATATTAAAAAATAATCATTTTTATTTACTTTTTTGACCTTCGGTAGATTTAGAGTTACGCAACTTATCTATGTGTAATTAATCTAAATAAAGTAATGTCAAAATATAAAATAGTATGGTTATTGTTTTTACTAATCATATCCTTTCCTTCACACGCCCAACAATTAACCGAAATCAAAGGTAGTGTTATCAATACATCAAACGAACCTATTCATGGGGCAACCATTGTCCTATCTGGCACAAAGAAAGGAGCCAAAGCAGACAAAAATGGTTTTTTCAAAATAAGCGGAATTTCTTTCGGTAATCATCAGGTTACGATTTCCGCGGTCGGATATCAGACCATCAATCGGCCAATTACCTGTACGAAAGGTGTTATTGATCTATTTGAAATACAGATGATCCCGGATCAAAAAATCATGGCGGAGGTTGAAGTGATAGGTCGATCCACTGCAGGTGAAGTAACACGACAACCTTACAACGTCTCCGCAATAGATGCAAAAAAGCTTTACAATACGACTTTAGATATCGGTCAGGCACTAAATAGAGTCTCGGGCGTACGTTTGAGAGAATCTGGCGGTGTAGGATCAAATATGTCTTTTAGTATCAATGGATTTTCCGGTAATCAGGTCAAGTTATTTTTGGATGGTATTCCAATGGACAATTTTGGTTCTTCATTTCAACTGAATAATATCCCGATCAATTTTGCCGAACGTGTGGAAGTGTACAAAGGTGTTGTTCCGGTATGGCTAGGTGGCGATGCCCTAGGTGGTGCTGTGAATATTGTCACCAAAAATGACCCTGGAAAATACCTTGATGCTTCTTATTCTTATGGATCCTTTAATACACATAAAACTGCGGTAAACGCAGGATACATCTCCAATAACGGATTAACAATGACCTTGTCAGCCTTCCAAAATTATTCGGACAACAATTACTGGGTGAATGTGCGGACGGCTGATTTTGAAACCGGAAAATATACCAAAGGAAGAAGAAGGCGTTTTCATGATACCTACCGAAATGAAACCATGGTTTATAATATCGGAGTCTCCAACAAGAACTATGCAGATCAGCTTCTTTTTGGAATAACACTGGGAGCAAACAAAAAAGAAATCCAGACCGGAAACCACATGGACGATGTTTATGGTGGCAGGGAAGCCCTGGGAAATATCATCCAACCCAGTGTAAAATACATCAAAAAAGATCTATTTGTAAAGGGGCTAGATGTCAACATATTTGGTCGATACAACCTCGGTAAAGAACGCAGTCTGGATACAGTGAACAGAAGATTCACCTGGTCCGGAGAGAGTGAACCCAAAGATAAAAATAACCCTAATGCTCCAGGCGGAGAAAACGAACTACGCGATTATCGTTTCAACAATAACAATGGCAACTTCATTGCCAATCTCTCCTATGCGATCAATGAAAAACACCACTTTATGGTCAATCACCTATTCACAACGTTTGACCGCAAAGGAAAAGATAAATATTACCCAGATCTCGAAATTAACAAGTCGCCACGGAAAACCACAAAAAATATAACTGCATTAGGTTATCGTACCAGCATAGCCGATCAATGGGATTTAAATGTATTTGTAAAAAATTACAATCAAAAAGGTAAATACTTTGAAGAAGTCAAGAAAAATGAAAGCTACAAAAATGTAGAAACGACGGTCAATAAATTAGGCTATGGATTTGCGGCTTCCTACTTTGTGAATACAACCCTACAATTGAAAGCGTCCTATGAGAAAGCATCCAGATTACCTGAAAACAACGAATTATTTGGCGATGCGCAGGATCTCAGCGCAAATCCAACGCTTAAACCAGAAAATAGCCATAACATCAATATCGGCCTCTCCTACACAAAAAAATGGAATGAGGATAACCATATCATTATAGATGCTAACTATACCTATAGAAATGCAACTGATTTTATAAGACTCTACATCAGCCCACTAAACTCAAACAATAAGAGAGAAAGTAAATACCTCAATTTAAGGAGTGTACTCAATAATGGGGTCGATCTGAATGTAAAATATTTCTATAAAAATCGGTTTTCTATCGGTGGCAATCTAACCTACCAAAATATACTCAATAATACGAAGTTTGAGCCCGGTCAAGTTGTAGAGAGCAGCGTCTACAAGGATCGTATGCCTAATATACCGTATTTATATGGGAATGTGGATGCCGCCTATTATTTGCACCACTTCGGAGGTAAACACAATACATTGACGATCGGTTACAACCTCCAATATATCCATGCTTTCTTTTTGGATTTTCCAAGTTTAGGCACACCAGCACAGCGTTTCATTATCCCCAAACAACTATCCCATGATGTCAACATTGTCTATGCAATGGCTTCGGGGAAATACAATGTTGCGCTGGAATGTAATAACCTAACCGACGCAACACGATACGACAATTTCGAAATGCAGAAACCGAGTCGGTCTTTCAATGTCAAATTCAGATACTTTATACGTCAAAAATAACACACAATTTATTAAATAACTCAAAATGAAAAAGTCAAATTACTTCAGATTGCTTACAGTAGCCTGTAGCGTATTAGCTATTACCGCATGCTCCAAGGACAAACCTGTCGAAGGCGGAGAAGATCCGGGAAACTCGAAAAAAAAGGAAAAATTTGTCTTTATCGTAACTGGCCAAGGGAGTTCCGAGTCAGGTTCATCAGGTACGTACATTGTTACTACGGATGATGTTAGCCAAGGTAATTTAAGTATTGTAGGTAACGGCATGCCTGCAACAGAGTTCTCTTTTATCAATCAAAACAATCATGTTTTTGGCCTAACATACGGTGGACAAGGTCCTATCACTCCTTATACTATCGATGCCAAAGGCGATCTGCAAAGACTTAAAGATGACCAAGTAAACGCCGAAACCGCAGGTATCTTTGGCACTTATGGTGATAAAAATGTGATTTTAGGGACAACTAACAGAAGTATGGCAAATCCTGTCGC
The genomic region above belongs to Sphingobacterium zeae and contains:
- a CDS encoding RNA polymerase sigma-70 factor encodes the protein MRQNKLITDILEKKFFIIDKAGFEQIYLQYWEGMFAFCLSSIKDEEHSKEIVQDVFKSLWERRDELRLIEVERYLIRSVKLKTFEYIRNKVSRQQHLDNISNTRGEHYIDNSLIADELAKKISMLIDSLPKQCKNVFRMSREQGLTNKEIAHKLYISERAVEYHISRALKTLKTELTEYIS
- a CDS encoding TonB-dependent receptor, which translates into the protein MSKYKIVWLLFLLIISFPSHAQQLTEIKGSVINTSNEPIHGATIVLSGTKKGAKADKNGFFKISGISFGNHQVTISAVGYQTINRPITCTKGVIDLFEIQMIPDQKIMAEVEVIGRSTAGEVTRQPYNVSAIDAKKLYNTTLDIGQALNRVSGVRLRESGGVGSNMSFSINGFSGNQVKLFLDGIPMDNFGSSFQLNNIPINFAERVEVYKGVVPVWLGGDALGGAVNIVTKNDPGKYLDASYSYGSFNTHKTAVNAGYISNNGLTMTLSAFQNYSDNNYWVNVRTADFETGKYTKGRRRRFHDTYRNETMVYNIGVSNKNYADQLLFGITLGANKKEIQTGNHMDDVYGGREALGNIIQPSVKYIKKDLFVKGLDVNIFGRYNLGKERSLDTVNRRFTWSGESEPKDKNNPNAPGGENELRDYRFNNNNGNFIANLSYAINEKHHFMVNHLFTTFDRKGKDKYYPDLEINKSPRKTTKNITALGYRTSIADQWDLNVFVKNYNQKGKYFEEVKKNESYKNVETTVNKLGYGFAASYFVNTTLQLKASYEKASRLPENNELFGDAQDLSANPTLKPENSHNINIGLSYTKKWNEDNHIIIDANYTYRNATDFIRLYISPLNSNNKRESKYLNLRSVLNNGVDLNVKYFYKNRFSIGGNLTYQNILNNTKFEPGQVVESSVYKDRMPNIPYLYGNVDAAYYLHHFGGKHNTLTIGYNLQYIHAFFLDFPSLGTPAQRFIIPKQLSHDVNIVYAMASGKYNVALECNNLTDATRYDNFEMQKPSRSFNVKFRYFIRQK